A region from the Mesorhizobium sp. J8 genome encodes:
- a CDS encoding putative zinc-binding metallopeptidase, whose protein sequence is MKLFDCPNCGHRLYFENAQCLNCSSLVLYDPERANFVLSGRDGVLPCGNADECACNWRAEAGRPFCRACALNQVIPDLSIDGNRRRWIRVEAAKKRAVYSLLAFGLPVVPKADAKDEIGLAFDFLADPIGAGPGGERILTGHDNGLITLNVAEADSAERERRRVEMGENYRTLLGHFRHELGHYYWDRLIRDDPARLRAFRALFGDEQADYEQALKAYYANGAPPDWQQRHISAYAASHPWEDWAETWAHHLHIADTLEMVHALNFPLGRLETVDADTIPRGDTGGRLQPAPADPDPAPEPFERILARWLVLSEASNSINRCMGLPDLYPFVISEVAARKLAFVHDLLTGAPEEDRNNS, encoded by the coding sequence ATGAAGCTGTTCGACTGCCCCAATTGCGGCCATCGCCTCTATTTCGAGAACGCCCAGTGTCTGAACTGCTCCAGCCTGGTGCTCTATGACCCCGAACGAGCGAACTTCGTGCTCAGCGGCAGAGACGGCGTTTTGCCATGCGGCAATGCCGATGAATGCGCCTGCAACTGGCGGGCCGAGGCTGGCCGGCCTTTCTGCCGCGCCTGTGCCCTCAACCAGGTCATTCCCGACCTTTCCATCGACGGCAACCGCCGGCGCTGGATCCGCGTGGAAGCGGCGAAGAAGCGCGCCGTCTATTCTCTGCTCGCCTTCGGCCTGCCGGTCGTTCCCAAGGCCGATGCCAAGGATGAGATCGGCCTTGCTTTCGACTTTCTCGCCGACCCGATCGGCGCCGGTCCAGGTGGTGAGCGCATCCTGACCGGCCATGACAACGGCTTGATCACCCTCAACGTTGCCGAGGCCGATTCCGCCGAGCGCGAAAGACGGCGCGTCGAGATGGGCGAGAACTATCGCACTCTGCTCGGCCATTTCCGTCACGAGCTCGGCCATTATTATTGGGATCGGCTGATCCGTGACGATCCCGCTCGTCTCCGGGCCTTCCGCGCGCTCTTCGGCGACGAGCAGGCCGATTACGAACAGGCCCTGAAGGCATACTACGCCAATGGCGCGCCGCCGGACTGGCAGCAACGCCACATCTCCGCCTATGCCGCATCCCATCCCTGGGAGGACTGGGCCGAGACCTGGGCGCATCATCTCCACATCGCCGACACGCTGGAAATGGTCCATGCGCTGAATTTTCCGCTGGGCCGGCTGGAGACCGTGGATGCCGATACCATCCCGCGCGGCGACACTGGTGGTCGTCTGCAGCCGGCGCCCGCCGATCCCGACCCGGCGCCGGAGCCGTTTGAAAGGATTCTGGCCCGATGGCTGGTGTTGTCGGAGGCTTCCAACTCGATCAATCGCTGCATGGGCCTGCCGGACCTTTACCCCTTCGTGATTTCGGAGGTGGCGGCGCGCAAACTGGCGTTCGTGCATGATCTTTTGACCGGCGCGCCGGAAGAGGACCGGAACAATTCGTGA
- a CDS encoding DUF1236 domain-containing protein produces the protein MKRLMLPALAGALLTISGAAFADTPVQAVTDLNVRAGPGPQYPVIGVLAAGQSATLNGCIEGSKWCTIAEADGKGWVYSDYVTGDFGGTRVVVTRRPANADIAVVAPPTDNIYTSDTYTGAIVSNDDAIESIGRPPAEVGTYVATHRVDPVYLDGEVVTGATLPDTVELREIPDYRYRYVYVNNQPALVDPGTRRIVYVMR, from the coding sequence ATGAAACGCCTAATGCTTCCGGCACTGGCCGGTGCGCTGCTCACGATCTCGGGCGCCGCTTTTGCCGACACCCCCGTCCAGGCGGTGACCGACCTGAACGTTCGCGCTGGCCCCGGTCCGCAATATCCGGTTATCGGTGTGCTGGCGGCAGGGCAGTCGGCCACCCTTAATGGCTGCATCGAAGGCAGCAAATGGTGCACGATCGCCGAGGCGGACGGCAAGGGCTGGGTCTATTCCGACTATGTGACCGGCGATTTCGGCGGCACCCGCGTCGTCGTGACCCGCCGCCCGGCCAATGCCGACATTGCCGTCGTGGCGCCGCCGACCGACAACATCTACACCAGCGATACCTACACCGGCGCCATCGTCTCCAACGATGACGCGATCGAGTCGATCGGCAGGCCGCCGGCCGAGGTCGGCACCTATGTCGCCACGCACCGGGTCGACCCGGTCTATCTCGACGGCGAGGTGGTGACCGGCGCCACGCTGCCCGACACGGTCGAGCTGCGCGAAATCCCCGATTACCGGTATCGCTATGTCTATGTGAACAACCAGCCGGCGCTGGTCGACCCCGGCACGCGGCGCATCGTCTATGTGATGCGCTGA
- a CDS encoding CPBP family intramembrane glutamic endopeptidase, whose product MTIENAAFEGYRRSPNEKTTLPRLFLGTAIVVAFWMAMTALVLFAGTYVYIVWRLPGPSTGQYMQDFLASPVGILSALTSFAGIWIGLWVATRFVHGEPLSALFGLTRRIAGLDFLKGLGAVLITSLFSEVLLYWLQPEIARGPIAFSSWLLFLIPIVLLAFLQTSSEEMLFRGYLLRGLACRFRSPWIWALLPGLLFTALHWNTASTFAINASVFVSIGIFALLLTLLVYVTGNLGAGFGAHLGNNLTGFLLISHQEGYNGFALLNAKPLEGPGWTGLDAVLIAAIGIVSTLLTMLLLLHRRSPLRVGTSKQSSP is encoded by the coding sequence GTGACGATCGAGAATGCCGCCTTCGAGGGCTATCGCCGCTCGCCGAACGAAAAGACCACTTTGCCGCGCCTGTTCCTCGGCACGGCGATCGTCGTTGCTTTCTGGATGGCAATGACGGCCCTGGTGCTGTTTGCCGGCACCTATGTCTACATCGTCTGGCGCCTGCCCGGACCCTCGACCGGGCAGTATATGCAGGACTTCCTGGCATCGCCGGTCGGAATCCTGAGCGCCCTGACCTCTTTTGCCGGCATCTGGATCGGCCTGTGGGTGGCGACGCGCTTCGTTCACGGCGAGCCGCTATCCGCGCTCTTCGGCCTCACCCGCCGTATCGCCGGCCTGGATTTCCTCAAGGGCCTGGGCGCGGTGCTGATCACATCGCTGTTCTCCGAGGTCCTGCTCTATTGGCTGCAGCCGGAGATCGCGCGCGGACCGATCGCCTTCTCGTCCTGGCTTCTCTTCCTCATCCCGATCGTTCTGCTCGCGTTCCTGCAGACCTCGTCGGAGGAAATGCTGTTTCGCGGCTATCTGCTGCGCGGCCTCGCCTGTCGCTTCCGGAGCCCGTGGATCTGGGCGCTGCTGCCGGGCCTGCTGTTCACCGCGCTGCACTGGAATACAGCCTCGACTTTTGCCATCAATGCCAGCGTCTTCGTCTCGATCGGCATCTTTGCGCTGCTGCTCACGCTGCTTGTCTATGTCACCGGCAATCTCGGCGCCGGTTTCGGCGCCCATCTCGGCAACAACCTGACCGGCTTCCTTCTGATCTCGCACCAGGAAGGCTATAACGGCTTCGCCTTGCTCAACGCCAAGCCGCTCGAAGGTCCCGGCTGGACCGGGCTGGACGCCGTTCTGATTGCCGCTATCGGCATTGTCAGCACGCTTTTGACCATGCTCCTGCTTTTGCACCGGCGCTCGCCGCTGCGGGTTGGGACGAGCAAGCAAAGTTCGCCATGA
- the ffh gene encoding signal recognition particle protein: MFESLQERLGSILNGLTGRGALSEADVSAALREVRRALLEADVALEVVRSFTDKVREKAVGAAVLKSIKPGQMVVKIVHDELVDMLGAEGVAIDLNAPAPVVVMMVGLQGSGKTTTSAKIAKRLTERQNKKVLMASLDTRRPAAQEQLRQLGEQTKVATLPIIAGQSPVDIAKRAVQAAKLGGHDVVILDTAGRTHIDEPLMVEMADIKKVSSPHEILLVADSLTGQDAVNLAKSFDERVGITGLVLTRMDGDGRGGAALSMRAVTGKPIKLIGTGEKMDGLEEFHPKRIADRILGMGDIVSLVEKAAETIDAEQAAAMAKKMQSGKFDLNDLAQQLQQMSKMGGMGGIMGMMPGMGKMKDQLAAAGFDDKMFRRQLAIISSMTKAERANPDILKHSRKKRIAAGSGTDAAEINKLLKMHRGMADMMKAMGGKGKGGGLMRGMMGGLASKMGLGGMMPGGMGGMPDLSKMDPKQLEALQKQAQAAGLGKGLPGGLPGGLPGGGLPGLPGGMKLPGLPGGGGLPGLGKKK; this comes from the coding sequence ATGTTTGAATCCCTCCAGGAGCGTCTTGGCTCCATCCTGAACGGCCTGACCGGTCGCGGCGCATTGTCCGAGGCGGATGTCTCGGCGGCGCTGCGCGAAGTGCGCCGTGCGCTGCTCGAGGCCGACGTCGCGTTGGAAGTGGTGCGCTCCTTCACCGACAAGGTGCGCGAGAAGGCGGTCGGCGCCGCGGTGCTGAAGTCGATCAAACCCGGGCAGATGGTCGTCAAGATCGTCCATGACGAGCTGGTCGACATGCTGGGCGCCGAAGGCGTCGCCATCGACCTCAACGCGCCGGCGCCCGTTGTCGTCATGATGGTCGGCCTGCAGGGCTCCGGCAAGACGACCACCTCGGCCAAGATCGCCAAGCGGCTGACCGAGCGGCAGAACAAGAAGGTCCTGATGGCCTCGCTCGACACGCGGCGTCCCGCCGCACAGGAGCAGTTGCGCCAGCTCGGCGAGCAGACCAAGGTGGCGACGCTGCCGATCATCGCCGGCCAGAGCCCGGTCGACATCGCCAAGCGCGCCGTGCAGGCGGCCAAGCTCGGCGGCCATGACGTGGTCATCCTCGACACCGCCGGCCGCACCCATATCGACGAGCCGCTGATGGTCGAGATGGCCGACATCAAGAAGGTGTCGAGCCCGCACGAGATCCTGCTGGTCGCCGACTCGCTGACCGGCCAGGATGCCGTCAATCTGGCGAAAAGCTTCGACGAACGTGTCGGCATCACCGGCCTGGTGCTCACCCGCATGGACGGCGACGGCCGCGGCGGCGCGGCGCTTTCCATGCGCGCCGTCACCGGCAAGCCGATCAAGCTCATCGGCACCGGCGAGAAGATGGACGGGCTGGAGGAATTCCATCCCAAGCGCATCGCCGACCGCATCCTCGGCATGGGCGACATCGTCTCGCTTGTCGAGAAGGCTGCCGAGACAATCGACGCCGAGCAGGCGGCGGCGATGGCCAAGAAGATGCAGTCGGGCAAGTTCGACCTGAACGACCTCGCCCAGCAGCTTCAGCAGATGTCGAAGATGGGCGGCATGGGCGGCATCATGGGCATGATGCCCGGCATGGGCAAGATGAAGGACCAGCTTGCCGCCGCCGGCTTCGACGACAAGATGTTTCGCCGCCAGCTCGCCATCATCTCCTCGATGACCAAGGCCGAGCGCGCCAACCCCGATATTCTGAAGCACTCGCGCAAGAAGCGCATCGCGGCCGGCTCCGGCACCGATGCGGCCGAGATCAACAAGCTCTTGAAGATGCATCGCGGCATGGCCGACATGATGAAGGCGATGGGCGGCAAGGGCAAAGGCGGCGGCCTCATGCGCGGCATGATGGGCGGCCTTGCCTCGAAGATGGGCCTTGGCGGCATGATGCCGGGGGGTATGGGGGGCATGCCCGACCTCTCCAAGATGGATCCCAAGCAACTCGAGGCCCTGCAGAAGCAGGCGCAGGCCGCCGGTCTCGGCAAAGGCCTGCCGGGCGGCCTTCCCGGCGGACTTCCCGGCGGCGGGCTGCCGGGCCTGCCCGGCGGCATGAAGCTTCCGGGCCTCCCGGGCGGCGGCGGGTTGCCGGGTTTGGGCAAGAAGAAGTGA
- a CDS encoding chorismate mutase: MNEEKDMADARAILAGYRASIDNIDAALIHMLAERFRCTKAVGVLKAEHGLPPADPAREQQQIARLRQLAKDANLDPDFAEKFLNFVVREVIRHHEQIAASSSGATKDAASNGAAKAG, encoded by the coding sequence ATGAACGAGGAGAAAGACATGGCCGACGCACGCGCCATCCTGGCCGGCTACCGCGCCTCGATCGACAACATCGACGCCGCTCTCATCCATATGCTGGCCGAACGCTTCCGCTGCACCAAGGCGGTCGGCGTGCTCAAGGCCGAGCATGGCCTGCCGCCTGCCGATCCGGCACGCGAGCAGCAGCAGATCGCCCGCCTTCGCCAGCTGGCGAAGGACGCGAATCTCGATCCGGATTTCGCGGAGAAGTTCCTGAACTTCGTCGTCCGCGAGGTGATCCGGCATCACGAACAGATCGCCGCTTCGAGCAGCGGCGCGACTAAAGACGCCGCTTCCAACGGCGCTGCCAAAGCCGGCTAA
- the rpsP gene encoding 30S ribosomal protein S16, translating into MALKIRLARAGSKKRPYYHVVVADARSPRDGRFIEALGSWNPLLPKDGERVKVDADRVKHWLSHGAQPTDRVLRFLDEAGIAKREARSNPNKALPGKKAQERAALLKKAQEDAAAAVAAATAAPAEAEAASAE; encoded by the coding sequence ATGGCACTGAAGATCAGACTGGCCCGCGCGGGCTCGAAGAAGCGTCCTTACTACCACGTCGTCGTCGCCGATGCCCGTTCGCCACGCGACGGCCGTTTCATCGAGGCGCTGGGTTCCTGGAACCCGCTGCTGCCGAAGGACGGCGAGCGCGTCAAGGTCGACGCCGACCGCGTCAAGCATTGGCTGTCGCACGGCGCCCAGCCGACCGACCGCGTGCTGCGCTTCCTCGACGAGGCCGGTATCGCCAAGCGCGAAGCCCGCTCGAACCCGAACAAGGCCCTGCCCGGGAAGAAGGCGCAGGAACGCGCCGCCCTGCTGAAGAAGGCGCAGGAAGACGCCGCTGCGGCGGTGGCGGCCGCGACCGCCGCGCCGGCCGAGGCTGAAGCCGCCAGCGCCGAGTAA
- a CDS encoding YMGG-like glycine zipper-containing protein — protein sequence MKKAITILVLTMALGACSQTEKGAAIGGLGGAAVGAAVAGDPVQGAVVGGAVGAVAGALIGHASEAGQCRYRDRYGRVYVARCPSGY from the coding sequence ATGAAGAAAGCAATTACCATCCTGGTGCTGACGATGGCCCTGGGGGCCTGCTCGCAGACGGAGAAAGGTGCGGCGATCGGCGGTCTGGGCGGCGCAGCGGTCGGCGCGGCCGTCGCGGGTGATCCGGTTCAAGGCGCGGTGGTCGGCGGCGCCGTTGGCGCGGTCGCCGGCGCATTGATCGGCCATGCCAGCGAGGCCGGCCAGTGCCGCTACCGTGACCGTTACGGGCGCGTCTACGTCGCGAGATGCCCGTCAGGCTATTGA
- a CDS encoding SRPBCC family protein produces MFTTILVILVLIIAAVLAYAATRPNDFVVSRSATIKAPAETIFPLINDFRRWPEWSPFEKLDPQMRRTLSGADSGKGAAYAWEGNSKAGKGRMEITNSVPSSQVALKLDFEKPFRANNIVDFSLSPFGDGTTVTWAMRGARPFIAKLMGLFMNFDALIGKDFEAGLDNLRRLAER; encoded by the coding sequence ATGTTCACCACCATTCTCGTCATCCTTGTCCTTATCATCGCCGCCGTGCTCGCCTATGCCGCGACACGGCCGAACGACTTCGTCGTCTCACGCTCGGCCACCATCAAGGCGCCGGCGGAGACGATCTTTCCGCTGATCAACGATTTCCGGCGCTGGCCGGAATGGTCGCCCTTCGAAAAGCTCGACCCTCAGATGCGGCGCACGCTGTCCGGCGCCGACAGCGGCAAGGGCGCTGCCTATGCCTGGGAGGGCAACTCCAAGGCCGGCAAGGGCCGCATGGAGATCACAAATTCGGTGCCGTCGTCGCAGGTCGCGCTCAAGCTCGATTTCGAAAAGCCGTTCCGGGCCAACAACATCGTCGACTTCTCGCTCTCGCCGTTCGGCGACGGCACCACGGTCACCTGGGCGATGCGCGGCGCGAGGCCCTTCATCGCGAAGCTGATGGGCCTGTTCATGAATTTCGACGCGCTGATCGGCAAGGATTTCGAGGCCGGGCTCGACAATCTGAGACGCCTCGCCGAGCGCTAA
- a CDS encoding DoxX family protein: MSISEAAPASKGALWTGRALSAVVVLFMIFDGVIKLPPLDIVTQTMTELGWPSDANVARLIGVIGLVSTVLYAVPRTSVLGAILLTAYMGGAISTHVRIGNPLFSHTLFGVYLGVILWGGLYLRDPRVRGLIPFSR, translated from the coding sequence ATGAGCATTTCCGAAGCCGCGCCTGCGTCAAAGGGCGCCTTGTGGACCGGGCGCGCGCTCAGCGCCGTCGTCGTCCTGTTCATGATCTTCGACGGCGTCATCAAGCTGCCGCCGCTCGACATCGTCACCCAGACGATGACCGAGCTCGGCTGGCCGTCCGACGCCAATGTCGCGCGCCTGATCGGCGTCATCGGGCTGGTCTCGACCGTGCTCTATGCCGTTCCGCGCACCTCCGTGCTCGGCGCCATCCTGCTCACCGCCTATATGGGCGGTGCCATTTCGACGCATGTGCGGATCGGCAATCCGCTGTTCTCGCACACGCTGTTCGGCGTCTATCTCGGTGTTATCCTGTGGGGCGGTCTTTATCTGCGCGACCCCAGGGTGCGCGGGCTAATCCCGTTCAGCCGATAG
- a CDS encoding bestrophin family protein, producing the protein MIVRPRPTFLQLFFIMRGSVVPGILPQILGFALYSAVILMLARHFQLDLSAFSIAPFGLVGVTLSIYLSFRNNAAYDRWWEARKLWGALVFEIRNLARATTSLIGERAEQRALLMEALAFCHLLRGQLRRIDSIKDARAFIGDEADKAAARTNPADDMVRRMGRRANARREAGALDPIGFRILDERLAAIAAIQAGCERIAGTPLPFAYTLLVHRTAYVVCLLLPIGLVSTTGWATPLFTVLIAYTFFGLDALSEELEDPFGIEANDLALDGLCRVCEISVFEALNETPPKMIAADKFYFS; encoded by the coding sequence ATGATCGTCCGCCCGCGCCCGACATTTCTGCAGCTGTTCTTCATCATGCGCGGCTCGGTGGTGCCGGGCATCCTGCCGCAGATTCTCGGCTTCGCCCTCTATTCGGCGGTCATCCTGATGCTGGCGCGGCATTTCCAGCTCGATCTCAGCGCTTTCAGCATCGCGCCTTTCGGGCTCGTCGGCGTGACGCTGTCGATCTACCTGTCGTTCCGCAACAACGCCGCCTATGACCGTTGGTGGGAGGCGCGCAAGCTCTGGGGTGCGCTGGTCTTCGAGATCCGCAACCTGGCGCGCGCCACCACCAGCCTGATCGGCGAGCGTGCCGAACAGCGCGCGCTGCTGATGGAGGCGCTCGCCTTCTGCCACCTCTTGCGCGGGCAATTGCGCCGGATCGACAGTATAAAGGACGCGCGCGCCTTCATCGGCGACGAGGCCGACAAGGCGGCCGCCCGCACCAACCCCGCCGACGACATGGTCCGCCGCATGGGCCGGCGCGCCAATGCGCGGCGCGAAGCGGGCGCGCTCGATCCGATCGGCTTCCGCATCCTCGACGAAAGGCTGGCCGCGATCGCCGCCATCCAGGCCGGCTGCGAGCGGATCGCCGGCACGCCCCTGCCCTTCGCTTATACGCTGCTCGTGCATCGCACGGCCTATGTCGTCTGCCTGCTGCTGCCGATCGGTCTGGTCTCGACCACAGGCTGGGCGACGCCGCTGTTCACGGTGCTGATCGCCTACACTTTCTTCGGCCTCGACGCGCTGTCGGAAGAGCTCGAGGATCCGTTCGGCATCGAGGCCAACGACCTTGCGCTCGACGGCCTCTGCCGAGTCTGCGAGATTTCCGTGTTCGAGGCGCTGAACGAGACGCCGCCGAAGATGATCGCGGCCGACAAGTTTTACTTCTCATAG
- a CDS encoding ACT domain-containing protein encodes MSGETDLQKLLASMTPRLYPDVHVFVTLAPGMPVPAGLDPVMQFREREGRTLIVTEDEAKAAGLAGTFRCRMITLDIHSSLEAVGFLAAITTRLAAAGMGVNPVSAFYHDHLFVSAERAEEALAILWQLAAESGA; translated from the coding sequence ATGAGCGGCGAGACGGACCTGCAGAAGCTGCTGGCATCGATGACGCCGCGGCTTTACCCCGATGTCCATGTCTTCGTCACGTTGGCACCTGGCATGCCGGTCCCGGCGGGGCTCGACCCCGTGATGCAATTTCGCGAGAGGGAGGGCCGTACCTTGATCGTGACGGAAGACGAGGCAAAGGCCGCCGGCCTTGCCGGCACGTTCCGCTGCCGGATGATCACGCTCGACATCCACTCCTCGCTGGAAGCCGTCGGCTTTCTCGCCGCCATCACGACGCGGCTGGCGGCAGCCGGCATGGGCGTCAATCCGGTCTCGGCCTTCTATCACGACCATCTGTTCGTGTCGGCGGAAAGAGCGGAGGAGGCGTTGGCGATATTGTGGCAGTTAGCGGCGGAAAGCGGTGCCTGA
- a CDS encoding type II toxin-antitoxin system prevent-host-death family antitoxin: MPRSGGSYSTSELSRKSGDIIAEALRRPVTITQRNKPRLVLLNIEDYARLVRQSDSRSAGTIETMSDGLFADFESAVEAYAQEDETGRT; the protein is encoded by the coding sequence ATGCCCCGGTCAGGTGGTTCCTATTCGACGAGCGAGCTTTCCCGGAAGTCCGGCGACATTATCGCCGAGGCCCTGCGCCGTCCGGTGACGATTACCCAGCGCAACAAACCGCGTCTCGTGCTTCTCAACATCGAGGATTACGCGCGGCTGGTGCGCCAGTCGGATAGTCGCTCTGCCGGTACAATCGAGACCATGTCTGACGGCCTCTTCGCCGATTTCGAGAGCGCCGTCGAAGCCTATGCGCAGGAGGATGAAACGGGGCGGACATGA
- a CDS encoding aspartate-semialdehyde dehydrogenase: MSFKVAVVGATGNVGREMLNILDERGFPVSEVVALASRRSQGTEVSFGDRTLKVKALDTYDFSDTDLCVMSAGGNVSKEWSPKIGKQGCVVIDNSSAFRYDPDVPLIVPEVNPDAVALFSRKNIIANPNCSTAQLVVALKPLHDAATIKRVVVATYQSVSGAGKEGMDELFTQTRAVFVADQVDVKKFTKRIAFNVIPHIDVFLDDGFTKEEWKMVAETKKMLDPKIKLTATCVRVPVFIGHSEAVNIEFEKPITAVEAREILREAPGCQVLDKRENGGYITPLESAGEDATFISRIREDSTVDNGLSMWVVSDNLRKGAALNAVQIAELLVERGLIQPKKKAA; the protein is encoded by the coding sequence ATGAGTTTCAAGGTTGCGGTAGTCGGCGCCACGGGCAATGTGGGCCGCGAAATGCTCAACATTCTGGACGAGCGCGGCTTCCCGGTGAGCGAGGTCGTGGCGCTGGCGTCGCGGCGCAGCCAGGGCACCGAAGTGTCCTTCGGCGACCGCACGCTGAAGGTCAAGGCGCTCGACACCTACGACTTTTCCGACACCGACCTCTGCGTCATGTCGGCCGGCGGCAACGTCTCCAAGGAATGGTCGCCGAAGATCGGCAAGCAGGGCTGCGTCGTCATCGATAACTCGTCGGCCTTCCGCTACGATCCGGACGTGCCGCTGATCGTGCCGGAAGTGAACCCCGACGCGGTTGCGCTGTTCTCGCGCAAGAACATCATCGCCAACCCGAATTGCTCGACGGCGCAGCTGGTCGTGGCGCTGAAGCCGCTGCATGACGCTGCCACCATCAAGCGCGTCGTCGTCGCCACCTACCAGTCGGTGTCAGGCGCCGGCAAGGAAGGCATGGACGAGCTCTTCACCCAGACCCGCGCGGTGTTTGTCGCCGACCAGGTCGATGTCAAGAAGTTCACCAAGCGCATCGCCTTCAACGTCATCCCGCATATCGACGTCTTCCTGGACGACGGCTTCACCAAGGAAGAGTGGAAGATGGTGGCCGAGACCAAGAAGATGCTCGACCCCAAGATCAAGCTGACGGCGACCTGCGTTCGCGTGCCGGTGTTCATCGGCCATTCGGAAGCGGTCAACATCGAGTTCGAGAAGCCGATCACGGCGGTCGAGGCGCGCGAGATCCTGCGCGAGGCGCCCGGATGCCAGGTGCTCGATAAGCGCGAGAACGGCGGCTACATCACGCCGCTGGAATCGGCCGGTGAGGACGCCACCTTCATCTCGCGCATCCGCGAGGATTCGACCGTCGACAACGGCCTGTCGATGTGGGTCGTCTCCGACAATCTGCGCAAGGGCGCGGCGCTGAACGCCGTGCAGATCGCCGAGCTTTTGGTCGAGCGCGGCCTGATCCAGCCGAAGAAGAAGGCGGCCTGA